A genomic window from Blastococcus saxobsidens DD2 includes:
- a CDS encoding lysophospholipid acyltransferase family protein: protein MSIGARLRRWHPRTPPLPQDLADLVRAGDPEWFARELAIAVAPPWWVWTHLLRRFSWVVGIFGRVEVTGSIPEELRRGPLLLAANHIGDFDPFVIAVALHRLGVAPRIMTTGGIISAPVAGALLERTGAIRVERGTELARHAVRVTEVALVHGGHVVAYPEGRVGLAPDFWPERGRTGMARLALGLRVPVIPVSQWGAHEVLQYGNDWGKLRTLLRAVVRRPALRVHVGPPVVFDDLQMGRVGDANRARMRIAAALTRGLRPLRADELDAPAFRDPTRPTTAVAAFPGGIVPDDIP, encoded by the coding sequence GTGAGCATCGGCGCGCGGCTGCGCCGCTGGCACCCGCGCACTCCGCCGCTGCCGCAGGACCTCGCCGACCTCGTCCGGGCCGGGGATCCGGAGTGGTTCGCCCGCGAGCTGGCGATCGCCGTCGCGCCGCCGTGGTGGGTGTGGACTCACCTGCTGCGCCGCTTCTCCTGGGTGGTGGGCATCTTCGGCCGGGTGGAGGTGACCGGCAGCATCCCCGAGGAGCTGCGCCGCGGGCCGCTGCTGCTGGCCGCCAACCACATCGGCGACTTCGATCCGTTCGTCATCGCCGTCGCTCTGCACAGGCTGGGTGTGGCGCCGCGGATCATGACCACCGGCGGGATCATCTCCGCACCCGTGGCCGGTGCACTCCTCGAGCGCACCGGCGCCATCCGGGTGGAGCGGGGCACGGAGCTGGCCCGGCACGCGGTGCGGGTGACCGAGGTGGCGCTGGTCCACGGCGGGCACGTCGTCGCCTATCCGGAGGGGCGGGTGGGCCTGGCGCCGGACTTCTGGCCCGAGCGCGGGCGCACCGGCATGGCTCGGCTGGCCCTCGGGCTGCGGGTCCCGGTGATCCCGGTGAGCCAGTGGGGGGCGCACGAGGTGCTGCAGTACGGCAACGACTGGGGAAAGCTGCGCACGCTCTTGCGGGCCGTCGTGCGGCGTCCGGCGCTGCGGGTCCACGTCGGCCCGCCCGTCGTCTTCGACGACCTGCAGATGGGCCGGGTCGGGGACGCCAACCGGGCGCGCATGCGCATCGCCGCAGCGTTGACCCGCGGCCTGCGCCCGCTGCGCGCCGACGAGCTGGACGCCCCGGCCTTCCGCGACCCGACGCGCCCGACGACGGCCGTCGCCGCGTTCCCCGGCGGGATCGTTCCGGACGACATCCCGTGA
- a CDS encoding MalY/PatB family protein, with the protein MTHPSPEDLSPVFDALSEEGLRAAGSLKWTRYAGALGAFVAEMDFGTAPVVTRALIAAVEAGRLGYLTPVAATDMARACARWQFDRYGWAVPPEWVTPLPDVLAGLQAAIEHFTPAGSPVVLPTPAYMPFLNVPGLLGRELIEVPMVRRDGRPTYDLDGIARAFDQGGRLFVHCNPHNPTGRVFSTAEQLELADVVDRSGARVFSDEIHAPLVLPGAVHRPYASLGPVPAGHTVTATSASKAWNLPGLKAAQLIVSAAADAEHWARVGFLAGHGAATPGVLAATVAYAEGGPWLDGVLGYLAGNRRLLAELLAQQIPAIGFAPPEGTYLAWLDCRELGLAGRAGDFFLEQAGVALVDGADCGAPGHVRLNFATSRPLLTAMVERMAAALGRS; encoded by the coding sequence ATGACCCATCCCTCCCCGGAGGACCTCTCCCCGGTTTTCGATGCGCTCAGTGAGGAGGGGCTCCGCGCCGCCGGCAGCCTCAAGTGGACCAGGTACGCCGGGGCCCTGGGCGCCTTCGTGGCCGAGATGGACTTCGGGACGGCGCCGGTGGTCACCCGCGCGCTGATCGCTGCGGTGGAGGCCGGCCGCTTGGGCTACCTCACACCCGTTGCCGCCACCGACATGGCCCGGGCCTGCGCGCGGTGGCAGTTCGACCGGTACGGCTGGGCGGTCCCGCCTGAGTGGGTGACCCCGTTGCCCGACGTCCTGGCCGGGCTCCAGGCCGCCATCGAGCACTTCACTCCCGCCGGGAGCCCGGTCGTCCTGCCCACGCCCGCCTACATGCCCTTCCTCAACGTCCCCGGCCTCCTGGGCCGCGAGCTGATCGAGGTCCCGATGGTGCGGCGCGACGGCCGCCCGACCTACGACCTGGACGGGATCGCGCGCGCGTTCGACCAGGGCGGCCGGTTGTTCGTGCACTGCAATCCGCACAATCCCACGGGGCGCGTGTTCAGCACGGCCGAGCAGCTCGAGCTGGCCGACGTCGTCGACCGCTCCGGCGCGCGGGTGTTCTCCGACGAGATCCACGCACCGCTTGTCCTGCCGGGAGCGGTGCACCGCCCCTACGCCTCGCTCGGCCCGGTCCCCGCGGGCCACACCGTCACGGCGACGTCGGCGTCGAAGGCGTGGAACCTGCCGGGCCTGAAGGCCGCCCAGCTGATCGTGTCCGCCGCCGCCGACGCCGAGCACTGGGCGCGGGTCGGCTTCCTCGCCGGGCACGGAGCCGCCACCCCCGGCGTGCTCGCAGCCACCGTCGCCTACGCCGAGGGTGGGCCGTGGCTGGACGGGGTGCTCGGCTACCTGGCCGGCAACCGCCGGCTCCTGGCCGAGCTGCTGGCCCAGCAGATCCCGGCCATCGGGTTCGCACCCCCTGAGGGCACCTACCTGGCCTGGCTGGACTGCCGCGAGCTGGGCCTGGCCGGGCGCGCCGGCGACTTCTTCCTGGAGCAGGCGGGGGTAGCCCTGGTCGACGGCGCCGACTGCGGCGCCCCGGGCCACGTGCGGCTGAACTTCGCGACGTCGCGGCCGCTGCTCACCGCCATGGTCGAGCGGATGGCCGCGGCGCTGGGACGGTCCTGA
- a CDS encoding type II toxin-antitoxin system VapC family toxin — translation MTLLLDTHVLLWWMFDDDRLTSAMREAISDPATSVAVSAVSAWELAIKAALGKLAIPDDLTEEIQRQGFAAIPVTVEDGVAAGALPRHHANPFDRMLIAQALRRGLVLVTADRRFADYDVPTLA, via the coding sequence GTGACCCTGTTGCTGGACACGCACGTCCTGCTGTGGTGGATGTTCGACGACGACCGGCTGACATCGGCGATGCGGGAAGCGATCTCCGACCCCGCGACATCGGTCGCGGTGTCGGCGGTCTCCGCCTGGGAGCTGGCGATCAAGGCGGCGCTCGGAAAGCTGGCGATCCCGGATGACCTGACCGAGGAGATCCAGCGACAGGGCTTCGCCGCCATCCCGGTAACCGTGGAGGACGGTGTGGCGGCCGGCGCGCTACCGCGACACCATGCCAATCCTTTCGACCGGATGCTGATCGCTCAGGCTCTGCGACGGGGGCTTGTTCTCGTGACGGCGGATCGACGTTTCGCCGACTACGACGTCCCGACTCTGGCCTAG
- a CDS encoding FxsA family protein: MADLLRRRLRLVVGSTALAELVVFVLVAAWIGVGWTVLAMLATSALGWILLARQGRRALTDLRARAASRQAPGKELGDAGLAAVGGLLMVLPGFIGDLLGLLCLLPGTRGLLRRVLSRVVLARLPDHVRGPVRVGSTRSGHVPPAGPFGSAGTGEHLVVEGEIVDGPTRDRPRD, encoded by the coding sequence GTGGCTGACCTGCTGCGCCGGCGGCTGCGCCTGGTCGTCGGGTCGACCGCGCTGGCCGAACTGGTCGTCTTCGTGCTCGTGGCCGCCTGGATCGGGGTGGGCTGGACGGTCCTCGCCATGCTGGCCACCAGCGCGCTCGGCTGGATCCTGCTGGCCCGGCAGGGCCGGCGTGCGCTGACCGACCTCCGGGCGCGGGCCGCGTCGCGGCAGGCGCCCGGGAAGGAACTCGGTGACGCCGGCCTGGCCGCCGTCGGCGGCCTGCTGATGGTGCTGCCCGGGTTCATCGGCGACCTGCTGGGCCTGCTGTGCCTGCTGCCCGGCACGCGCGGGCTGCTGCGCCGGGTGCTGTCACGGGTCGTCCTCGCCCGGCTGCCTGATCACGTGCGCGGCCCGGTCCGGGTCGGCAGCACCCGCAGCGGGCACGTGCCGCCGGCCGGCCCGTTCGGGAGCGCCGGGACCGGGGAGCACCTGGTGGTCGAGGGCGAGATCGTCGACGGCCCGACGAGGGATCGCCCGCGGGACTGA
- a CDS encoding MFS transporter: MTTAPPATGPSVPPVDRALRRERFGWYSYDWAMSVFNTSVTTVFLAPYLTSIAEAAADADGRIHPLGISVPAGSFFGYVLSLSVLLQVLVLPLTGAIADRSGRKRQLLAGFATLGSLCTMAMFFVADDRYLLGASLFIVANLCFGAATVVYYSWLPDLAGPDERDKVSSRGWAFGYLGGALLLALSLALFTQHESLGLTEGEAVRISLASAGVWWAGFTVVSVTLLRNRRPQHVVPAGRSRGALSGGFRQLGATLKDLRRYRLTLWFLVAYLLYNDGIQTVIGVSAQYGAEQLELSQTTLVSAILLVQVVAFLGALALGRTAALIGAKRTVLGALVVWTGVLVAAYFLQTGAAVQFYVLASVIGFVLGGSQALSRSMFSQLIPPGKEAEYFGLYEISDRGTSWLGPFLFALTYQLTDSYRYAIFSLIFFFVAGFYLLAKLDLRQAIVEAGNTPPERV, translated from the coding sequence GTGACCACTGCCCCGCCCGCCACCGGTCCGTCGGTGCCGCCGGTCGATCGCGCGCTCCGGCGCGAGCGCTTCGGCTGGTACTCCTACGACTGGGCGATGTCGGTCTTCAACACCTCGGTGACGACCGTCTTCCTGGCGCCCTACCTGACCTCGATCGCCGAGGCCGCCGCGGACGCCGACGGTCGCATCCACCCGCTGGGGATCAGCGTCCCGGCGGGGAGCTTCTTCGGCTACGTCCTGTCGCTGTCGGTGCTCCTGCAGGTGCTGGTCCTCCCCCTCACCGGCGCGATCGCCGACCGGAGCGGCCGCAAGCGCCAGCTCCTGGCCGGGTTCGCCACCCTGGGCTCGCTGTGCACGATGGCGATGTTCTTCGTCGCCGACGACCGGTACCTCCTCGGCGCCTCGCTGTTCATCGTGGCCAACCTCTGCTTCGGCGCCGCGACGGTCGTCTACTACTCGTGGCTGCCCGACCTCGCCGGCCCCGACGAGCGGGACAAGGTCTCCAGCCGCGGCTGGGCCTTCGGCTACCTCGGCGGGGCGCTGCTCCTCGCGCTGAGCCTGGCCCTGTTCACCCAGCACGAGAGCCTCGGCCTGACCGAGGGCGAGGCGGTGCGGATCTCCCTGGCCTCGGCCGGCGTCTGGTGGGCGGGCTTCACCGTCGTCAGCGTCACGCTGCTGCGCAACCGCCGGCCCCAGCACGTCGTCCCGGCCGGCCGGTCGAGGGGCGCGCTGTCCGGTGGATTCCGGCAGTTGGGCGCCACGCTCAAGGACCTGCGCCGCTACCGCCTCACGCTCTGGTTCCTGGTGGCCTACCTGCTCTACAACGACGGCATCCAGACCGTCATCGGCGTCTCTGCCCAGTACGGCGCCGAGCAGCTGGAGCTGAGCCAGACGACGCTGGTCTCGGCGATCCTGCTGGTGCAGGTCGTGGCGTTCCTCGGGGCACTGGCTCTGGGCCGGACGGCAGCGCTGATCGGGGCCAAGCGGACCGTGCTGGGGGCCCTGGTCGTCTGGACCGGCGTGCTCGTCGCCGCCTACTTCCTGCAGACCGGGGCCGCCGTCCAGTTCTACGTGCTGGCGTCGGTGATCGGGTTCGTCCTGGGCGGTAGCCAGGCGCTGTCCCGGTCGATGTTCAGCCAGCTGATCCCGCCCGGCAAGGAGGCCGAGTACTTCGGTCTCTACGAGATCAGCGACCGCGGCACCAGTTGGCTCGGGCCGTTCCTGTTCGCCCTGACCTACCAGCTGACCGACTCCTACCGGTACGCCATCTTCAGCCTGATCTTCTTCTTCGTCGCCGGCTTCTACCTGCTCGCCAAGCTCGATCTGCGCCAGGCGATCGTCGAAGCCGGCAACACCCCACCGGAGCGCGTGTGA
- a CDS encoding M50 family metallopeptidase — protein MSATVPDLSPALLWGSAAAAALLVGSPAAWRLTRNVVTIAHEGAHGLVAAAVGRRLAGIRLHSDTSGLTVSAGRPTGIGMVLTCAAGYTGPALFGLGAAALLAAGHAVGLLWVLLTLLALLLVQIRNWYGLWSVLATGGIVFAATWWLPPAGQALFGAVATWFLLLAAPRAVLELHGARRRRAAPDSDADQLARLTRLPAALWVGFFLVVDVGALALGARWLIS, from the coding sequence GTGAGCGCGACGGTCCCCGACCTGTCCCCCGCACTGCTCTGGGGCAGCGCCGCCGCGGCGGCCCTCCTGGTCGGCTCTCCCGCGGCGTGGCGGCTGACCCGCAACGTGGTGACGATCGCCCACGAGGGCGCGCACGGCCTGGTGGCCGCAGCCGTAGGCCGCCGGCTGGCCGGCATCAGGCTGCACTCCGACACCTCCGGGCTGACCGTCTCCGCCGGCCGCCCCACCGGGATCGGCATGGTGCTCACCTGCGCGGCCGGCTACACCGGGCCGGCACTGTTCGGCCTGGGCGCGGCCGCGCTCCTGGCCGCGGGCCACGCCGTCGGCCTGCTCTGGGTTCTGCTGACCCTCCTGGCGCTGCTGCTGGTCCAGATCCGCAACTGGTACGGCCTGTGGTCGGTGCTGGCCACCGGCGGGATCGTCTTCGCGGCCACCTGGTGGCTGCCGCCGGCGGGCCAGGCGCTGTTCGGGGCGGTGGCCACCTGGTTCCTGCTGCTGGCCGCGCCGCGCGCGGTGCTGGAGCTGCACGGGGCCCGGCGCCGCCGGGCCGCACCGGACTCCGACGCCGACCAGCTCGCCCGCCTGACCCGTCTCCCGGCTGCGCTCTGGGTCGGCTTCTTCCTCGTCGTCGACGTCGGGGCGCTCGCGCTGGGCGCCCGCTGGCTGATCAGCTGA
- a CDS encoding thymidine kinase: MTAVESGSPTTPQPLSFPAAVPASGDRRRHPAPAHLRFFHGPMDCGKSTLALQVDHNHSRQGRHGLLVTQGDRSAAPQISSRVGLCRDAIDIDGGTDLRLLVRDRWADGHRVDYLIVDEAQFLSPGQVDQLAELVDESHVDVYAFGLTTDFRTRLFPGTQRLLEVADDVQRIQVEVLCWCGLPGLLNARVVDGVMVRSGKTVVVADTAPAELPGKAPGPSPAVRYQVLCRRHYARGELGPTAAGPGQLALP, translated from the coding sequence GTGACCGCGGTCGAATCAGGGTCCCCGACCACTCCTCAGCCGCTGTCGTTCCCGGCCGCGGTGCCGGCGTCCGGGGACCGGCGCCGGCACCCCGCTCCGGCGCACCTGCGGTTCTTCCACGGGCCGATGGACTGCGGGAAGTCGACGCTGGCGCTGCAGGTGGACCACAACCACAGCCGGCAGGGTCGGCACGGCCTGCTGGTCACCCAGGGCGACCGCTCCGCCGCGCCGCAGATCAGCTCCCGCGTCGGGCTGTGCCGCGACGCCATCGACATCGACGGGGGTACCGATCTGCGGCTGCTCGTCCGGGACCGGTGGGCGGACGGCCACCGGGTGGACTACCTGATCGTCGACGAGGCGCAGTTCCTCTCCCCCGGCCAGGTGGACCAGCTCGCCGAGCTCGTGGACGAGTCGCACGTCGACGTCTACGCGTTCGGGCTGACGACCGACTTCCGCACCCGGCTGTTCCCGGGCACCCAGCGGCTGCTGGAGGTGGCCGACGACGTCCAGCGCATCCAGGTCGAGGTGCTGTGCTGGTGCGGCCTGCCCGGGCTGCTCAACGCCCGCGTCGTCGACGGCGTCATGGTGCGCTCGGGGAAGACCGTCGTCGTCGCCGACACCGCCCCTGCCGAACTGCCCGGGAAAGCCCCCGGCCCCTCCCCCGCCGTCCGGTACCAGGTGCTGTGCCGACGGCACTATGCGCGGGGTGAACTGGGGCCCACGGCGGCCGGGCCAGGGCAGCTGGCCCTGCCCTGA
- a CDS encoding glycerophosphodiester phosphodiesterase, producing the protein MPAARFAFLDAPTPLAMAHRGGAIEHLENTMPAFQACVDLGYRYLETDVQVTADGVLVAFHDPTLERITDGTGRIDGLTWAQVSEARIGGREPIVRLEDLLAAWPDVCFNLDIKAAGVLAPLVRLTRRMAVTDRICLGSFSDARIAAARRLFGPTVCTSLGPRGVAALRLSSYSPRAAGLVRISAGCAQVPLQLGGRALVDERFVAAAHARGLQVHVWTVDDPVEAEAMLDLGVDGIMTDRPAMLRELLEKRGQWTPR; encoded by the coding sequence GTGCCTGCCGCGCGGTTCGCCTTCCTGGACGCGCCGACGCCGTTGGCCATGGCGCACCGGGGCGGCGCCATCGAGCACCTGGAGAACACCATGCCGGCCTTCCAGGCCTGCGTGGACCTGGGTTACCGCTACCTGGAGACCGATGTCCAGGTCACCGCCGACGGCGTGCTCGTGGCCTTCCACGATCCCACCCTGGAGCGGATCACCGACGGCACCGGGCGGATCGACGGGCTCACGTGGGCGCAGGTGTCCGAGGCCCGCATCGGCGGCCGGGAGCCGATCGTGCGCCTGGAGGACCTGCTGGCCGCCTGGCCCGACGTCTGCTTCAACCTCGACATCAAGGCGGCCGGCGTGCTGGCTCCGCTGGTGCGCCTCACCCGCCGCATGGCGGTGACCGACCGGATCTGCCTCGGGTCCTTCTCCGACGCACGGATCGCCGCGGCCCGGCGGCTGTTCGGCCCCACCGTGTGCACCTCGCTCGGGCCGCGCGGGGTCGCTGCGCTGCGGCTGTCGTCCTACTCCCCGCGCGCCGCCGGCCTGGTGCGCATCTCGGCCGGGTGTGCGCAGGTCCCCCTGCAACTCGGTGGCCGGGCACTGGTCGACGAGCGGTTCGTGGCCGCCGCCCACGCCCGTGGTCTGCAGGTGCACGTGTGGACCGTGGACGACCCGGTCGAGGCCGAGGCAATGCTCGATCTCGGCGTCGACGGGATCATGACCGACCGGCCGGCCATGCTGCGCGAACTGCTGGAGAAGCGCGGCCAGTGGACGCCGCGGTGA
- a CDS encoding type II toxin-antitoxin system Phd/YefM family antitoxin has translation MTRTVNVHEAKTHLSRLLEAVEAGEDVVIARAGKPVARLVSATVRTAPRTPGSWRGCGFVADDFDETPEDLITAFHGDINP, from the coding sequence GTGACGCGGACCGTGAACGTGCACGAGGCGAAGACGCACCTGTCCCGGCTGCTGGAGGCGGTCGAGGCGGGAGAGGACGTCGTCATCGCGCGGGCCGGCAAGCCGGTCGCCCGATTGGTGTCCGCCACCGTGCGGACCGCGCCGCGCACCCCCGGGTCATGGCGGGGGTGCGGCTTCGTCGCCGACGACTTCGACGAGACGCCCGAAGACCTGATCACCGCCTTCCACGGTGACATCAACCCGTGA
- a CDS encoding RNA polymerase-binding protein RbpA: MGERSLRGSRLGSVSYETERNTAPIERQYAEYRCASGHLFTVPFADDAELPDTWECKFDGGVAKLIGGAEPAPKKVKPPRTHWDMLLERRSVEDLEEVLAERLEVLRGRRTRAS; encoded by the coding sequence ATGGGTGAGCGTTCCTTGCGCGGCAGCCGACTGGGCAGCGTCAGCTACGAGACCGAGCGGAACACCGCTCCCATTGAGCGGCAGTACGCGGAGTACCGGTGCGCTTCCGGCCACCTGTTCACGGTGCCCTTCGCCGACGACGCGGAGCTCCCCGACACGTGGGAGTGCAAGTTCGACGGCGGCGTGGCGAAGCTGATCGGCGGGGCCGAGCCGGCGCCCAAGAAGGTGAAGCCCCCGCGGACCCACTGGGACATGCTGCTCGAGCGTCGCAGCGTGGAGGATCTCGAGGAGGTCCTCGCCGAGCGCCTCGAGGTGCTCCGCGGCCGGCGTACGCGCGCCAGCTGA